Proteins encoded by one window of Halomonas sp. SH5A2:
- a CDS encoding copper resistance protein B, with translation MNTKRYLCCASAVLAMAAAASSQAEDGYDAPDNWPAPMTEHNMGMALFDRLEYAVPDKGQDTLVWDFQGWFGGDVNRVYLKSEGENVQGDGEDAEFESLELLYSRLVADFWELQGGVGYQGGAFSDDHAERTYGVVGLQGVMPYGIETDVAMQVSDEGDVAASFEGEYDLRLTQRLYLQPRTEIAVAANEVEEFGVGEGLNSVRTGLRLGYEVTRRFAPYVGAYWEKEYGNTADLSRASGDGTEDTGVVAGVKLMF, from the coding sequence ATGAACACCAAACGCTATTTATGCTGTGCCAGCGCGGTGCTGGCCATGGCCGCTGCCGCCAGTTCCCAAGCCGAAGACGGCTACGACGCACCAGACAACTGGCCTGCCCCCATGACGGAACACAACATGGGCATGGCACTGTTCGACCGACTGGAATACGCCGTGCCGGATAAAGGCCAAGACACCCTGGTATGGGACTTTCAGGGCTGGTTCGGCGGCGACGTTAACCGCGTTTATCTCAAATCAGAAGGTGAGAACGTTCAGGGTGACGGCGAAGACGCCGAGTTTGAGTCTCTGGAGCTCTTGTATAGCCGCCTGGTTGCCGACTTTTGGGAGCTACAGGGCGGTGTGGGCTACCAGGGCGGCGCGTTCTCCGATGATCACGCCGAACGCACCTACGGGGTTGTTGGTCTGCAGGGCGTGATGCCCTACGGCATTGAAACTGATGTTGCCATGCAAGTCAGCGATGAGGGCGACGTCGCCGCCAGTTTCGAAGGCGAATACGACTTGCGCCTGACTCAGCGGCTTTATCTCCAGCCGCGCACCGAAATCGCCGTGGCCGCCAATGAGGTGGAAGAATTTGGCGTCGGCGAAGGGCTTAACTCTGTTCGCACTGGCCTGCGGCTAGGCTATGAAGTCACCCGCCGCTTCGCCCCCTATGTTGGCGCCTACTGGGAGAAAGAATATGGCAACACCGCCGACCTCTCCCGCGCCAGTGGCGACGGCACCGAAGACACCGGCGTTGTCGCCGGTGTGAAGCTGATGTTTTAA
- a CDS encoding DUF423 domain-containing protein gives MQRTDKVWWLWVALSGALMVMLGAYAAHGLETRASAELISAVETGVRYQAWHTLAMLAVLVWRSSCPVAGQRWVLALWSLGIAGFSGSLYLMALAGQNLGIVTPIGGLLLVAGWLALGGVAMRANFSARPPHSPVD, from the coding sequence GTGCAGCGAACAGATAAAGTGTGGTGGCTCTGGGTAGCGCTTTCCGGGGCACTGATGGTGATGCTGGGTGCCTATGCGGCCCATGGCCTCGAAACGCGTGCCAGCGCCGAACTCATAAGCGCAGTAGAAACCGGGGTGCGCTACCAGGCCTGGCATACGCTGGCCATGCTGGCGGTACTGGTATGGCGCAGTAGCTGCCCGGTAGCGGGGCAGCGCTGGGTGCTGGCGCTTTGGAGTCTGGGGATTGCGGGTTTTTCGGGCTCGCTTTACCTGATGGCACTGGCGGGTCAGAACCTGGGCATTGTGACCCCCATCGGCGGGCTGCTGCTGGTGGCAGGCTGGCTGGCGCTGGGAGGGGTGGCTATGCGGGCTAACTTTTCAGCACGCCCACCCCATAGTCCAGTGGATTGA
- a CDS encoding MauE/DoxX family redox-associated membrane protein: MASSTHSTARVYRMKTAEHMCPFGLKTVDLLKRKGFEVDDHPLTSRDEIDAFKAQENVDTTPQVYIGDQRIGGYEELREHLGMSVPNAKGTTYRPVLAIFAIALLIGLAISWAAQGSLITARMPEYAVATAMVLLGLQKLQDVESFSSMFLNYDLLAQRYVPYSYFYPYAETLAGLLMLAGALIWLAAPLALFVGTVGAVSVFKAVYIDKRELKCACVGGNSNVPLGFVSLTENLVMIAMGLWMPLRMLAG, from the coding sequence ATGGCATCATCAACACACTCAACCGCACGGGTTTACCGGATGAAAACCGCCGAACATATGTGTCCGTTCGGCTTGAAGACGGTTGATTTGCTCAAACGCAAAGGCTTTGAGGTTGACGACCACCCGTTAACATCGCGCGATGAAATCGACGCCTTTAAAGCCCAAGAGAATGTCGACACCACACCCCAGGTGTACATCGGTGATCAGCGTATCGGCGGCTACGAAGAGCTGCGTGAGCATTTGGGGATGAGCGTTCCCAACGCCAAAGGCACGACTTACCGGCCAGTGCTGGCAATTTTCGCCATAGCCCTGCTGATTGGCTTGGCCATTAGCTGGGCCGCCCAGGGGTCGTTAATCACGGCGCGCATGCCGGAATACGCGGTCGCCACCGCCATGGTACTGCTGGGTCTGCAAAAGCTGCAGGACGTCGAAAGCTTCAGCAGCATGTTTTTGAACTACGACCTGCTGGCCCAGCGCTATGTGCCCTACAGCTATTTTTATCCCTACGCCGAAACGCTGGCGGGTCTTCTAATGCTGGCCGGTGCACTGATCTGGCTGGCCGCACCGCTGGCCTTATTCGTTGGCACGGTAGGTGCTGTTTCGGTGTTTAAAGCGGTGTATATCGACAAGCGCGAGCTGAAATGCGCTTGCGTGGGCGGCAACAGCAATGTACCACTGGGGTTTGTCTCGCTCACTGAAAACTTGGTGATGATCGCCATGGGGCTGTGGATGCCGCTGCGTATGTTAGCGGGGTAG
- a CDS encoding thiazole synthase has translation MTPLTDTPFTVAGRDFSSRLLVGTGKYKDFDETGAAIAQSGAEIVTFAVRRTNLGQDAEAPNLLDVISPKRYTLLPNTAGCYTAKDAVRTCRLARELLDGHNLVKLEVLGDDTTLYPNVVETLKAAETLLADCFDVMVYTSDDPIVARELEAMGCCAIMPLGSLIGSGHGIQNPHNVRLIVEQSRVPVLVDAGIGTASDAAMAMELGCDGVLLNSAIAHARDPLRMANAMKLAVQAGRDAFLSGRMPRRQTADPSSPFAGRING, from the coding sequence ATGACGCCACTAACTGATACACCGTTTACCGTTGCCGGACGCGACTTTAGCTCTCGCTTGCTGGTCGGTACCGGCAAGTATAAAGACTTCGACGAAACCGGCGCGGCCATTGCCCAAAGCGGCGCTGAGATCGTCACCTTTGCGGTGCGCCGCACCAACCTGGGCCAGGATGCTGAAGCGCCCAACCTACTGGATGTGATTTCGCCCAAGCGCTACACCCTGCTGCCCAACACCGCAGGCTGCTACACCGCCAAAGACGCCGTGCGCACCTGCCGGTTGGCCCGCGAACTGCTTGACGGCCATAACCTGGTCAAGCTGGAAGTGCTGGGCGATGACACCACCCTCTACCCGAACGTGGTCGAAACCCTAAAAGCCGCGGAAACGCTGCTCGCTGATTGCTTCGACGTCATGGTCTACACCAGCGACGACCCCATTGTGGCACGCGAACTGGAAGCCATGGGCTGCTGCGCCATCATGCCGCTGGGCTCGCTGATTGGCTCCGGCCACGGCATTCAAAACCCGCACAACGTGCGCTTGATCGTTGAGCAAAGCCGCGTGCCGGTGCTGGTGGATGCGGGCATTGGCACTGCTTCCGATGCCGCCATGGCCATGGAGCTGGGCTGCGACGGCGTACTGCTGAACAGCGCGATTGCACATGCCCGCGACCCACTGCGCATGGCCAACGCCATGAAGCTTGCCGTACAAGCTGGCCGAGACGCCTTTTTGTCAGGCCGTATGCCACGCCGCCAAACCGCCGACCCCTCTTCGCCTTTTGCTGGCCGGATTAACGGCTGA
- a CDS encoding copper resistance system multicopper oxidase encodes MSRSRIISHPLSRRQVLKGGAALGVGSAAALGLTPAWANPWGQSNVYSQGIEEGPDVSLAIRRESLAIDGQNARPFTINGTSPGPLIRLKEGQDAVLRVTNLLDESTSIHWHGLILPPEMDGVPGVSFAGIAPGETYTYRFPVRQNGTYWYHSHSGMQEQLGHVGPLIIDAAEREPIRYDREHVLLLTDWTFEDPMSVFRNLKTMEGYYNFQERTIADFFADVRNKGFSQTAEMRSMWAKMRMSSRDIADVTGSTYTYLLNGHSPEENWNALFKAGERVRLRVINGSAMSYFDVRIPGLKMTVVAADGQPVQPVPVDEFRIGVAETYDVLVSPDDDQAYTIFAESMDRSGYARATLAPREGMQGEIPKRRQIADRGMEAMGAHGMGGMDHSGMEGMDHSGMSGGDMEGMDHANMDHGDMDGMDHGSSGMEQESAKTRENGMLVAGEAQPGSRYGQAGIGIDPDERRVLVYRDLKAFTPWPDRREPGREMELHLTGNMERYMWSFDGKKFSEVTGPIHFEKDERLRLILVNDTMMEHPVHLHGMWMELENGHGELIPRKHTLNVKPGERVSALITADAEGSWAFHCHLLYHMDAGMFRVVQVS; translated from the coding sequence ATGTCACGCTCACGTATTATTTCTCACCCGCTTTCACGCCGCCAGGTGCTTAAAGGCGGTGCCGCCCTGGGAGTTGGCTCTGCCGCCGCCCTGGGTTTAACCCCCGCTTGGGCCAACCCCTGGGGTCAATCAAATGTCTATTCCCAGGGAATAGAAGAGGGTCCCGATGTTTCACTGGCGATTCGTCGTGAATCGCTTGCCATCGATGGCCAGAACGCACGCCCCTTCACGATTAATGGCACCAGCCCTGGCCCGCTGATTCGTCTGAAAGAAGGCCAGGACGCCGTACTCCGCGTGACCAACCTGCTGGACGAGTCAACGTCCATCCACTGGCACGGGTTGATTCTACCGCCGGAAATGGATGGCGTACCCGGCGTGAGTTTTGCCGGTATTGCGCCGGGCGAGACCTATACCTACCGCTTCCCGGTTCGCCAGAACGGCACTTACTGGTATCACAGCCATTCCGGCATGCAGGAGCAGCTTGGCCATGTCGGGCCTTTGATTATAGATGCCGCCGAGCGTGAACCCATCCGCTACGACCGTGAACATGTGCTACTGCTCACCGACTGGACCTTTGAAGATCCGATGTCGGTGTTTCGTAACCTGAAAACCATGGAAGGCTATTACAACTTCCAGGAACGCACGATCGCTGACTTCTTTGCCGATGTTCGCAATAAAGGCTTCTCGCAAACCGCCGAGATGCGCAGCATGTGGGCCAAGATGCGCATGAGTTCGCGGGATATCGCCGATGTCACCGGCAGCACTTATACCTATCTGCTCAACGGCCACTCGCCGGAGGAAAACTGGAACGCGCTATTCAAGGCCGGTGAGCGTGTGCGCCTTCGGGTGATCAACGGCTCGGCAATGTCGTATTTTGATGTGCGCATTCCCGGTTTAAAGATGACCGTGGTGGCCGCCGACGGCCAGCCGGTACAACCCGTGCCCGTGGATGAATTCCGCATTGGCGTTGCAGAAACCTACGACGTTCTGGTCTCCCCCGACGACGACCAGGCTTATACCATTTTTGCCGAATCCATGGATCGCAGCGGCTACGCACGCGCCACCCTGGCCCCGCGTGAGGGCATGCAGGGCGAGATACCCAAGCGCCGCCAAATTGCCGACCGCGGCATGGAAGCCATGGGTGCCCACGGTATGGGCGGCATGGATCATTCTGGCATGGAAGGTATGGACCACTCCGGCATGTCCGGCGGTGACATGGAAGGCATGGACCACGCCAACATGGACCACGGCGATATGGACGGCATGGATCACGGCAGTAGCGGAATGGAGCAAGAAAGCGCCAAGACTCGTGAAAATGGCATGCTGGTTGCCGGCGAAGCCCAGCCTGGCTCGCGTTACGGCCAGGCAGGTATTGGCATAGACCCCGACGAACGCCGCGTGCTGGTCTACCGGGACCTGAAAGCCTTTACCCCATGGCCCGACCGCCGCGAGCCCGGCCGCGAAATGGAGCTGCACCTGACCGGCAACATGGAACGCTACATGTGGTCGTTCGACGGCAAGAAGTTCAGCGAAGTAACCGGCCCCATCCACTTCGAGAAGGACGAGCGCCTGCGCCTGATCCTGGTCAACGACACCATGATGGAGCACCCCGTCCACCTTCACGGCATGTGGATGGAGCTGGAAAACGGCCATGGCGAGCTGATTCCGCGCAAGCACACCCTGAACGTCAAGCCCGGCGAGCGAGTATCGGCGCTGATCACCGCGGATGCCGAGGGCAGTTGGGCCTTCCACTGCCACCTTCTTTATCACATGGACGCTGGCATGTTCCGCGTTGTACAAGTTTCTTAA
- the thiS gene encoding sulfur carrier protein ThiS → MSTSNESIQLTLNGDPRSLAAGATAADLVEELGLSGRRIAVEINEEIVPKSQLADTRLTDGDHIEVVHAIGGG, encoded by the coding sequence ATGTCTACCTCTAATGAGTCGATACAGCTTACGCTCAACGGCGATCCACGCTCCCTCGCCGCGGGCGCGACGGCGGCTGACCTTGTGGAAGAACTAGGGCTCAGTGGCCGCCGCATTGCCGTTGAGATCAACGAAGAAATCGTGCCCAAAAGCCAGCTTGCCGACACCCGCCTGACCGATGGCGACCATATAGAGGTCGTCCACGCTATTGGCGGCGGCTAA
- a CDS encoding methyl-accepting chemotaxis protein translates to MADASLSNHIARTDRLMWLPLGFIVLLCVVVGIFTQTLLLAFVAGIITLPLTYIVQHRWHGHIINGFVKAAVMMAWSAVLIEQSGGLIEAHFSIFILLAVLILYSDWRVIALGGLVIALHHALFTWLQYQGAVQLYTSMGDMQSMTSGDSSHGFADLLYCLLMHGGAVVVQVVILGYLAKVLEGMVKEGLYVSRFAVAAGAGNLDMAFSDQQQKLPAVAAVVNMRDQVAESLRKTQAAASHVTDYSQQLFVSQEQLRTQTARNSSQTERISTSTAELAATTRETAEESQHIRKLATHAEQIARQNGKQVAEMGEMMRRLKQHAGNIHEMLSEIDNITFQTNLLALNASVEAARAGEHGLGFAVVANEVRTLSKNTQNTASRIRQTITDTTDQVSKGVDQTSTIADTTQSLIQSFEQVAMRLTNMDNAVQQQHQGVEELEQSVNEIYSALELSREAVDNSHRMAERLSNTADTMMNAVSGFTLPSPSSLTNKQMLIAPATA, encoded by the coding sequence ATGGCTGATGCATCCCTTTCCAACCATATCGCACGCACCGATAGGCTCATGTGGTTGCCACTAGGCTTTATCGTTTTGTTATGCGTGGTTGTGGGTATTTTTACGCAAACCCTATTACTGGCTTTCGTAGCAGGCATCATTACCCTACCGCTGACGTACATTGTCCAACACAGATGGCACGGCCATATTATTAACGGGTTCGTTAAAGCCGCTGTAATGATGGCCTGGTCGGCCGTGTTGATCGAACAAAGCGGTGGGCTGATCGAAGCTCACTTCAGTATCTTTATCTTACTTGCTGTCTTGATTCTTTACAGCGACTGGCGTGTTATTGCATTGGGTGGGCTAGTGATCGCACTACATCACGCCTTGTTTACCTGGCTTCAATACCAGGGCGCAGTTCAGCTTTATACCAGTATGGGCGACATGCAAAGCATGACAAGCGGGGATAGCAGCCACGGCTTTGCAGATTTACTCTATTGCTTGCTAATGCATGGCGGTGCCGTCGTGGTTCAGGTGGTCATTCTGGGCTATCTAGCCAAGGTGCTGGAAGGCATGGTGAAAGAAGGCCTTTATGTCAGCCGCTTTGCTGTCGCCGCTGGTGCCGGTAATCTGGATATGGCCTTTAGCGATCAACAACAGAAGCTACCCGCAGTAGCAGCCGTCGTTAACATGCGCGACCAGGTTGCTGAAAGTTTGCGCAAAACCCAAGCAGCGGCCAGCCACGTCACAGACTACAGTCAGCAGCTTTTTGTCTCCCAGGAACAATTACGGACGCAAACAGCGCGCAACAGCAGTCAAACTGAGCGTATCTCCACCAGTACCGCAGAACTCGCTGCTACTACACGCGAAACTGCCGAAGAATCACAGCACATTCGCAAACTGGCCACTCATGCCGAACAAATCGCACGTCAAAACGGTAAGCAAGTCGCAGAAATGGGCGAAATGATGCGCCGGCTAAAACAGCACGCGGGCAACATCCATGAAATGCTTAGCGAAATCGACAACATTACCTTCCAGACCAACCTACTGGCACTGAATGCTTCCGTGGAAGCCGCACGAGCAGGTGAGCACGGGTTAGGCTTCGCCGTAGTGGCTAACGAAGTTCGTACGCTGTCGAAGAACACCCAGAACACCGCGTCTCGGATCCGCCAGACCATCACCGACACCACTGATCAGGTTTCAAAAGGCGTCGACCAAACCTCTACTATCGCTGATACCACCCAGTCACTTATACAAAGTTTCGAGCAAGTAGCGATGCGCTTGACCAATATGGACAACGCCGTCCAGCAGCAGCACCAGGGCGTTGAAGAGTTAGAGCAAAGTGTTAATGAAATTTATAGTGCATTGGAGCTTTCCCGCGAAGCGGTGGATAACTCGCATCGCATGGCAGAGCGGCTCTCCAATACCGCCGACACTATGATGAATGCTGTAAGTGGTTTCACACTACCGTCACCTTCCTCATTGACCAATAAGCAAATGCTTATCGCGCCTGCCACTGCCTAA
- a CDS encoding EAL domain-containing protein yields MLSDSGALNAVQGEHDNFLVLVSWLVALAASYAGLDIIKLVRKGSNPAWRLGWLCAGASAMGLGVWSMHFIGMHAYQLDFPVSHAPALTLISIVPAMLGSFIAMVVLSSDKPPHRALLLSGVGLGVGIGLMHYSGMAAMRMPAELHHSLTLFLLSLLVAVSLGIACVYAYRLCQHEWGLKRSRTCALIAALCFSTAVCGMHYSAMQAAWFVPTPDAVTPSVSPASHWIIYLIGGVAVLTALLALVATRVQRRLHDSERHEYMTQTRLLEVISALQDSVILLDEQARIRLCNAAFERLVGLSSKQLEGMSVSQLDYAEDRRSISQHVRQALEKKGEWSGMITALNANGETFPAWLSVSRVTYADSDDRDYVALLSDRSKEQQAQERIRHLAYHDILTELPNRRALQERLAELGASKTLTHPYAFLALFDIDRFKVLNDSLGQDIGDELLRQLGGRLQQWSEAEWLVARLDGNEFALVGTLASHEALSAEQEAMRLIDEIVASLTADYLLRGHPYPCQLNVGVLIFQPLDREPTPQLFKRAGLALLEAKRQRDGKPSLFHQAQEDELEERLTLERELQHAIDHNELCLYLQPQVDADSQVIGAEALIRWQHPERGMISPGRFIPIAEETGLILPLGHWVLQEGCRLLSEWRHTPALQGLQLSLNVSVRQFQQPDFADQVLSVIQQHDAPPERLTLELTESLLLSDPEGTIKKMQQLQNVGVSFALDDFGTGYSSLAYLKVLPLDTLKIDIAFVRDLALGMQATPIAATIIALAQSLGLRVVAEGVETDDQRLVLSQLGCHVYQGFLFGRPGTAAAFSSAIVKNDAADHANFAQ; encoded by the coding sequence ATGTTGTCAGACTCTGGTGCCTTGAACGCGGTTCAGGGAGAACACGATAATTTCCTGGTGCTGGTTTCATGGCTGGTTGCCCTTGCCGCTTCATACGCTGGCTTGGATATCATCAAGCTGGTGAGGAAAGGATCCAACCCCGCCTGGCGACTTGGTTGGCTTTGCGCTGGGGCCAGCGCCATGGGGCTGGGTGTTTGGAGCATGCACTTTATCGGCATGCATGCCTATCAGCTTGATTTTCCGGTAAGCCATGCGCCAGCTCTGACCTTAATATCGATTGTGCCTGCCATGCTGGGCAGCTTTATTGCCATGGTCGTGCTTTCCAGCGATAAACCTCCTCATCGAGCGCTTCTACTATCAGGCGTCGGCCTTGGTGTCGGGATCGGGCTAATGCACTACAGCGGCATGGCTGCCATGCGTATGCCCGCCGAGCTACATCACTCCCTGACCCTATTTTTGTTATCGCTGCTGGTCGCGGTTAGCTTAGGCATAGCGTGCGTCTACGCCTACCGCCTTTGCCAGCATGAATGGGGCCTAAAGCGCTCCAGAACCTGTGCCTTGATTGCAGCATTGTGTTTCTCCACCGCGGTGTGTGGAATGCATTACTCCGCCATGCAGGCGGCCTGGTTTGTGCCTACCCCTGATGCCGTGACACCTTCGGTATCGCCAGCTTCCCACTGGATTATTTACCTGATTGGTGGCGTTGCGGTATTGACTGCGTTGCTTGCGTTAGTGGCTACCCGGGTACAGCGTCGGCTGCATGACAGCGAGCGCCATGAATACATGACTCAGACGCGTTTGCTCGAAGTCATTTCCGCGCTGCAGGATAGCGTGATACTGCTCGATGAACAGGCCCGAATTCGCCTGTGCAACGCGGCGTTTGAACGATTGGTAGGTCTCAGTAGCAAGCAGCTTGAAGGCATGTCGGTATCACAACTTGACTACGCCGAAGACAGGCGCTCAATCAGCCAGCACGTCCGCCAAGCATTGGAAAAAAAGGGCGAATGGAGCGGCATGATCACCGCCCTAAATGCCAACGGTGAAACCTTTCCCGCCTGGCTGAGCGTTAGCCGCGTCACCTACGCCGACAGCGATGACCGGGACTACGTCGCGCTGCTCAGCGACCGTTCTAAAGAGCAGCAGGCCCAAGAGCGTATTCGCCACCTCGCCTATCACGACATACTGACCGAGCTTCCCAACCGGCGGGCTTTGCAGGAAAGGCTCGCCGAGCTTGGCGCTTCAAAAACGCTTACCCACCCTTACGCATTTTTGGCGTTATTTGATATTGACCGCTTCAAGGTACTCAACGACAGTCTGGGGCAAGATATTGGCGATGAGCTGCTACGCCAACTGGGCGGACGCCTTCAACAATGGTCCGAGGCTGAGTGGCTGGTCGCCAGGCTGGACGGCAACGAGTTCGCCTTGGTCGGCACGCTTGCCTCCCACGAAGCACTCAGCGCCGAGCAGGAAGCGATGCGTCTCATTGATGAGATAGTCGCGTCGCTGACGGCTGACTATCTTCTAAGAGGCCATCCCTATCCGTGCCAACTCAATGTTGGCGTGCTGATCTTCCAGCCCCTCGACCGGGAACCGACGCCGCAGCTTTTCAAACGAGCCGGTCTAGCCCTGTTGGAAGCTAAGCGCCAGCGAGATGGTAAACCAAGCCTCTTTCATCAAGCACAGGAAGACGAACTGGAAGAGCGCCTGACACTTGAACGTGAATTGCAGCACGCCATAGACCACAACGAACTATGCCTTTATTTACAGCCTCAGGTCGATGCCGACAGTCAGGTGATCGGCGCCGAAGCCCTTATACGCTGGCAGCATCCTGAACGCGGCATGATTTCGCCCGGACGCTTCATTCCCATCGCTGAAGAAACAGGGCTTATCCTGCCGTTGGGGCATTGGGTCTTACAGGAAGGCTGCCGACTGCTGAGCGAATGGCGCCATACTCCGGCGCTTCAAGGCCTTCAACTGTCGTTGAATGTCAGCGTCCGCCAGTTCCAGCAGCCTGACTTTGCCGACCAAGTTCTGTCGGTCATTCAACAACATGATGCGCCCCCCGAACGCTTGACGCTGGAGCTTACTGAATCGCTGCTATTAAGCGACCCCGAAGGCACCATCAAAAAAATGCAGCAGCTACAAAATGTGGGCGTCAGCTTTGCTCTGGATGACTTCGGAACGGGCTATTCATCACTTGCCTATCTCAAGGTATTACCCCTCGACACGCTTAAAATCGACATTGCCTTCGTCAGGGATCTGGCCCTGGGCATGCAAGCCACGCCGATTGCCGCAACCATCATCGCCCTTGCGCAAAGCCTGGGGCTCAGGGTAGTGGCCGAAGGCGTGGAAACCGACGACCAGCGCTTGGTGCTCTCTCAACTGGGCTGCCATGTTTATCAAGGTTTTCTGTTCGGCCGCCCCGGCACGGCGGCGGCTTTCTCGAGCGCAATCGTCAAAAACGATGCAGCAGATCACGCCAACTTTGCGCAATGA
- a CDS encoding HD domain-containing phosphohydrolase, whose protein sequence is MATPTLYENPSASVIRSLLQHAHELSIYSRNMPYALKAEVIELNQGNGRMVLEVDYAGSDIEGYLTSDSLSFDLEALRGPHAIERETYSLSNVAVKLLKTDSTLYRLECQLPETVFVKENRGAVRIPFILGMHTRVGIEVYPHALNVPGRLRNLSIGGCMVDIDLADSIAMGVDQAIPGVTLSFPNGDSFFSEGNIRHIRPFGNHGYAVIGIQFTNLSTSQTETLFHYVNESEREAAYRTGTNDKMAYHSPLFIPGTKEKKIQQREAQERDKQARQSPMERGVMDVSHQLQVGLMYMKNRQIFPAEIFYDCVDTLRYLVEQDRKTFLYALAFLRNEPDWVRHAVQVTGQLIDILVIRDPHSPQVRGAALGALLHTMGKPLLISEQLPSLKVNMTPAQKDILSGHVKQLLDKLQALNWTPSPICRDVIENANERLDGSGYPAGKRDEQLSETVRLVSVIKAINKLLYSRNGVPPRAPIDAYRRIHETDAAYDKTVLVEYIQIYGLYPIGSLAKFSGGFLAWVMDINGKGMPSQVHVVKNLRFPDTNISSVITQGDISQIGKLEGIVNPLDYGVGVLKS, encoded by the coding sequence ATGGCGACTCCTACCCTGTACGAAAACCCCTCGGCAAGCGTGATTCGCTCACTGCTTCAGCATGCTCATGAGCTATCTATATATTCCAGAAACATGCCCTATGCCTTGAAGGCAGAGGTCATTGAGTTGAACCAGGGTAACGGGCGCATGGTCCTGGAAGTGGACTATGCTGGGTCAGATATTGAGGGCTACTTAACCAGCGACAGCCTGAGCTTTGACCTGGAAGCGCTGAGAGGCCCCCACGCCATTGAGCGTGAGACCTATAGTCTCAGTAATGTTGCCGTCAAGCTGCTCAAAACAGACAGTACGCTGTATCGCCTGGAGTGCCAGCTGCCGGAAACGGTTTTCGTTAAAGAAAACCGAGGCGCCGTTCGCATCCCTTTTATTCTGGGCATGCACACCCGTGTTGGCATTGAAGTCTATCCGCATGCGCTCAATGTGCCAGGCAGGCTGCGTAACCTGTCTATCGGGGGGTGCATGGTCGACATTGATCTGGCGGACAGTATCGCCATGGGCGTCGATCAAGCAATACCTGGGGTAACGCTTTCGTTTCCCAACGGAGATAGTTTTTTTAGCGAAGGCAACATCCGCCATATTCGCCCCTTCGGTAACCACGGCTATGCGGTAATCGGCATTCAGTTCACTAATCTTTCGACATCTCAGACTGAAACCCTATTCCACTATGTGAATGAGTCAGAACGGGAGGCCGCCTACCGTACCGGAACGAACGACAAAATGGCCTATCACTCCCCCTTGTTTATTCCTGGTACGAAGGAGAAGAAGATCCAGCAACGCGAAGCTCAAGAGCGTGATAAGCAGGCTCGCCAGTCGCCCATGGAACGCGGTGTGATGGACGTCTCCCATCAACTGCAAGTGGGCCTGATGTACATGAAAAACCGTCAGATTTTTCCGGCCGAGATCTTCTACGATTGCGTCGATACCCTGCGCTACCTGGTCGAGCAGGATCGCAAGACCTTCCTTTATGCCTTGGCGTTTTTGCGTAATGAGCCAGACTGGGTAAGACACGCCGTGCAGGTGACTGGCCAACTCATCGACATACTGGTGATCCGCGACCCGCATTCACCCCAGGTGCGCGGAGCTGCACTGGGTGCTTTGCTGCACACCATGGGCAAGCCACTGCTTATCAGCGAGCAGTTGCCGTCGCTCAAGGTTAATATGACCCCGGCACAGAAGGATATTCTCAGCGGCCATGTCAAGCAGCTACTTGATAAGCTGCAGGCGCTGAACTGGACACCTAGCCCCATCTGCCGCGATGTGATTGAGAACGCTAACGAGCGACTGGACGGCTCCGGCTACCCGGCGGGCAAGCGAGATGAACAGCTATCGGAGACGGTTAGGCTCGTATCGGTCATCAAGGCGATTAACAAGCTGCTCTATTCGCGTAATGGTGTCCCCCCACGAGCGCCCATTGACGCTTACCGCCGAATTCATGAAACAGACGCCGCCTACGACAAAACCGTTTTGGTGGAATATATCCAAATCTATGGCCTATACCCAATTGGCAGCTTAGCCAAGTTCTCGGGCGGCTTCCTTGCCTGGGTCATGGACATCAACGGCAAGGGCATGCCCAGCCAGGTCCACGTGGTCAAGAACCTGCGCTTTCCTGACACCAACATCAGCAGCGTCATCACCCAAGGCGATATATCGCAGATCGGCAAGCTAGAAGGCATCGTCAATCCACTGGACTATGGGGTGGGCGTGCTGAAAAGTTAG